The Bos mutus isolate GX-2022 chromosome 7, NWIPB_WYAK_1.1, whole genome shotgun sequence genome window below encodes:
- the TINCR gene encoding TINCR ubiquitin domain containing — MEGLRRGLSRWKRYHIKVHLADEALLLPLTVRPRDTLSDLRAQLVGQGVSSWKRTFYYNARRLDDHQTVRDVRLQDGSVLLLVSDPRWPGAGAATWELGRGPGGGGQVALAGVPGEG, encoded by the coding sequence ATGGAGGGGCTGCGGCGGGGCCTGTCTCGCTGGAAGCGCTACCACATCAAGGTGCACCTGGCGGACGAGGCGCTGCTGCTGCCGCTCACTGTGCGGCCGCGGGACACGCTCAGCGACCTGCGCGCCCAGCTCGTGGGCCAGGGAGTGAGCTCCTGGAAGCGCACCTTCTACTACAACGCGCGGCGGCTGGACGACCACCAGACGGTGCGCGACGTGCGCCTACAGGACGGCTCGGTGCTGCTGCTCGTCAGCGACCCCAGGTGGCCGGGGGCTGGGGCGGCGACCTGGGAACTGGGGCgggggcctgggggcgggggtcaGGTGGCCCTGGCAGGAGTTCCGGGTGAGGGGTGA